In the Drosophila teissieri strain GT53w chromosome 3R, Prin_Dtei_1.1, whole genome shotgun sequence genome, catttgaattttccTCTAGATAAATTCTATTGATATTAAAGGGACAACTACCTACATACActcaaacaaaatgttttaagCAATAGATAAAGGCAATACCTCAAAAGGTAGTTCTAGAAATTGTGCAAGATTGACTGGCGCCGAGCCAGTCATTCCCTGACCGCAATCTTTAAACGCCATTTTCTCGAAAcaatgtttttcaaaattgtgtaagagataatataaaaacaagagagaacgctatagtcgagttccccgactatctgatacccgttactcagctagtggaagtgcgaaggcgagtcttcaacactgacagtttttttcggtttgtgggcgttagagtgggcgtggcaaaaagttttttggcaaatcgatagaaatttacaattcaaatacaaaatgaaaaaatatcataacattttcaaaattgtgggcgtggcagtttgggcggttgtgggcgttagagtggcgtggcaacaagtttttggcaaatcgatagaaattacaagactaatacaaaaatgaaaaatatcaaaacatttttcaaaagtgtggcgtgcagtttatgcggtttgtgggcgttagagtggcgtggcaacatgaatcaacaaacttgcgctgcgtctatgtctctggagtccgtatgtttaatctcaactttctagcttttgtagttcctgagatctcgacgttcatacggacagacggacagacggacggacagacggacggacagacggacagacggacatggccagatcgactcggctactgatcctgatcaagaatatatatactttatatggtcggaaacgcttccttctgcctgttacatacttttcaacgaatctagtatacccttttactctacgagtaacgggtataactattGATCGGATTTTCATAATCTAGCATAACAAATTGTTCTATATAGACtaataatttaacaaaaaaataaaaatttttagACCTTCTTTTACAATACAATTTTCtttgaaaaatcgaaaattttatgtttaagaGCTTAATTTTCGAAAACATGTTAGTTCATCGAAGACAAATAACCCCAGTAAGAATATGTTTGGTTTGACGATTTCGGGCTCAAATTGTGGGCAGCATCACTTATACAATCTTCGATACatgaaaaatttgttaaataaccattttcacttttaaacatttttgtttttacctCAGTATTtagaattaaaaaatatgtctTCATTTCTCTACAAAGCGACTGCAACAAAAGACCTTTTTAAGTTGTAGTTTCCCTCCTAAGGCACTGCTTGGAATTGACCCCgttaaaatgtttgtatttttttttataaaacggatttattttattgaagcCACTTTTCACCATTGGGTTGTCTACTTCTTTACAGCTCCCATCCGACTCCCGTCCTGACTAGGATAAGGTACTTGACCCGGTGGCGGAGGAATCGATATGGAGTCGAGACTCACATCCGAGGTAGAAGCGGCTGTGGAACTGACGTTGCCGTAGGGCGCTGCATAAGTCGGCTGACCGTACATTTGGTAAGCCGACGCCGGAACTAAATTCGATGGCAGCTGATGCAGCTTCATGCCGGCGGGCATGACGTTGATTTGCTCTTGGCGAAGATTGAAATAGTCGTTAGGCTTCGCGCTAGGAGGAGGAATGGCGGCCAAGTCGAAGCGTCTGTCCGTCTTTGCGGCGGTGCCCTGTTTTGCCTGAGAGTGAGCCCACTTAATGCTCACCTTCCGGCCCTGGATCACCAGCTTGTTAAAGGTCCGCTCAGCAGCCAGCTCAGCAGCGTTTCTTTTGGTGTATTGTACAAAAGCGCACTGCTGGCGTGGCACCAGCGCAATGGATCGAATTTCGCCAAACTGGTAGAACTGATCTCGTAGCTCGGGCTCCGTGATCTCTTCGGGAAGGTTTCCCACATAGAGAGTGGTGATGTTTCGGTCCTCCGGTGGCTCGAGTGTGGGAAGCGAGGCTGCACGCTTCATGATCTTCTCGGCCACAGGGTCGTTGCGCCCGTAGTACCTATCCTTAATATTTTGCTCACACAGCGGATCATCCGGCTCGTTGGGCTTGTCGTGGCGGTATGGGCACTCCTCGCCACGCTTGCACTCGCCCTTAACCCAAAAGGAACAGATGTGCGGCCTGTTCCGCTTGTAGTACGGCGCCGTGCGCGCAAGCTTGGACAACATTTCGTTAGCAGCGAGGGATCGACCCACAGCCCCAGCCGCCTCTGTGCCATCACCGTCCTGCAGCTGGGCGTCTATGTTTTGTATGTAGTACTCCTTGTTAACGTCGCTTTGTGGCATATTGTCAGCCACTTTGAGCGCCGCGTCTCGTACTTGAATGGGCAATCCGTACTCCAGGTCCAAGAGGCAGGTCTGGCACACGTTCTTCAGGCGCGCACATGTTTGGCATATCTCCGTCTTTTTAAAGCGCATACGGGCACCAGGACACCATCTAAATATTGTGAATGGACGCGTGCATATCTTGCATTCCTTGCCAAAACGCTCTTTAATCATCCGCACGTACGGATTGTCCCCAAGGCAAGTCTGGCACAGAATAGGAAACTCGGCATCCTCCCAGTTCTGACGATTGTAGGTGTTAGTCGTTTTTGACATAGACATAGCAGGGGCAGTTCTGTATCTTGCACTTTAAATTCGGACTTAATCCAGACAAtgctcttttttcttttgttaaaTTGTCGAATATAGTGTTGTATGACAAGTAATATACCAATATCGATGTTTCGAGCTAGAAGCGGACAGAAAGTTACTTTAAAATCAGCAATCgatataatttgtttaattaaatagcaTATTCACACTGCTTTGAATACCTATTTCTATACACAATAGTTGCAGTCAGAAGGGAAACGGATTTATACGATATTCGGTCGCTGTTCTTTTCCCAGAAAGGAATTGAATGGAATTGGAAACCAGGTTCTGTTAAAAGCGTACTATCGTACACTTATATACGGTTCTTCAAGCATTCTACAGAAATGcttatttaaaactttttttacGATTACGATTACTGGAGCATGCCTGATTATACAGTTTCCGatcaatatataaaaatggaaagaaacggaattaaataaaataaaaacatacaaaGTTGtggaaaactatttttagAATTGAACTTCGGTAatcgtaatttttttttcgaactcGATTTGGGCCAAATCTTTCTATTTAGTTGCTCTGGTTTTCGCAAAATTTTCGCATCAAATCGACTAATTCTTACGAAttcgattaccggagcatgcctgaatATGTATTTCCCGCAAAAATTGTTATAATACACACCCGGCGAAAAGCTGACAGTGGAATTACTATTTAATAAGTGTAGTCGAtagctaataaaataaagtatttttcGGGCTTGCCTATTTTAAAACGTCGCACAGTGGCCTGTTTGTTTACATCCAGATTAGCCCCAAGCGAAAGTCAGAAATATAGATCGACTTGTATGGCGTTTGTAAAGCGGTATCGGAGGTCGTCTAACTCCTCCGAGGAAGGCGACCAGGACAACGAGGAGTATGTGCCGTACGTGCCGTTGAAGGAACGGAAGAAGCAGCACCTCATGAAGTTGGGTAGGA is a window encoding:
- the LOC122620679 gene encoding pre-mRNA-splicing factor RBM22, whose protein sequence is MSMSKTTNTYNRQNWEDAEFPILCQTCLGDNPYVRMIKERFGKECKICTRPFTIFRWCPGARMRFKKTEICQTCARLKNVCQTCLLDLEYGLPIQVRDAALKVADNMPQSDVNKEYYIQNIDAQLQDGDGTEAAGAVGRSLAANEMLSKLARTAPYYKRNRPHICSFWVKGECKRGEECPYRHDKPNEPDDPLCEQNIKDRYYGRNDPVAEKIMKRAASLPTLEPPEDRNITTLYVGNLPEEITEPELRDQFYQFGEIRSIALVPRQQCAFVQYTKRNAAELAAERTFNKLVIQGRKVSIKWAHSQAKQGTAAKTDRRFDLAAIPPPSAKPNDYFNLRQEQINVMPAGMKLHQLPSNLVPASAYQMYGQPTYAAPYGNVSSTAASTSDVSLDSISIPPPPGQVPYPSQDGSRMGAVKK